GTTCCACCCGACCCGGCCTTTCGAGGCGATGTCCACCGACGCGAAGCGCCGGGCCAGGTTGAACGGCTCGTTGTACGAGGTGGACGCGGTGGCGATCAGGCCGATGTGCTCGGTGGCGCAGGCGATGGCGGTCAGCAGCACGGTCGGCTCGAGTTTGCCCGGCGGACGCCGCGAGGGGTCGTGGCCCTGGACCGGGCTGTCGGCGAAGAAGATCGAGTCGAGCCTGCCGCGCTCGGCGGTCTGGGCGAGGCGCTGGTAGTAGGCGACGTCCCAGATCGCGTACGGGTCGGACTCCGGCAGGCGCCACGATGCCTCGTGATGACCGGTGTCCATGAGGAACGCGTTGAGATGGAGCTTCTTCGTGGTTTTCGCTGTGCCCATGGAGAGGTGTCCTTATGCTAAAAGGCCCGGCGCGTGCCGGGAGCGATGAAGTCGGATCCGAGGTGCTCGCCGGTGGCTCCCAGAGCGTCGAGCAACTGCCGACGCAGTGCGGCGAAGCCTGGGTCCGCCTGGGACCTTTCCTCGAGGTCGATCCGGATGTCGGTGTCGACAACCCCGCCGTCGAGCAGGATCACCCGGTCGGCGAGCACGATCGCCTCGTCGACGTCGTGGGTCACCAGGAGTACCGCGGGCTTGTGCACGGCGCAGAGCCTGCGCAGCAGTTCGTGCATCTGCAGCCGGGTCAGCGCGTCGAGTGCGCCGAACGGCTCGTCGGCGAGGAGCAGCCGCGGTTCGCGCACCAGCGAGCGGGCGAGAGCGGCGCGCTGCTGCTGGCCGCCGGACAGTTCGGCCGGCCAGGCCCGTTCGCGGCCCGCGAGGCCGACTTCGGCCAGCGCTCGTACTCCCCGCTCGACGGCGTCCCTGCCCTCGATGCCGAAGGTCACGTTGGCCAGCAGCCGCTTCCACGGCAGCAGCCGGGAGTCCTGGAAGACGACCGACACCTGCTCCGGAACCGCGATCCGGCCGTAGCCCTCGACGTCCCGGTCGAGCCCGGCCAGCGCGCGCAGCAGAGTGCTCTTGCCGCTGCCGGAACGACCGATCAGCGCGACGAACTCACCTGGCGCGATATCGAGATCCAGACCTTTGAGTACTCCGCCGGACCGGTTGAAGCTGCGGTGCAGGTTGCGGACCATGACGCCCTTCGGAGACGAGGAGGGCCCCTCGAGACCAGCCGCAGCCGTGCTCAGCCCTCCAACGTCCGTCGCCATGACAGTGCCTTCCTCTCCACGAGCCGGACAGCGGCGTCCGCGAGGAAGCCGTAGACGCCGTAAAGGACGAGCCCGACGACGATGACCGACGTCTCCCCGTACTCCTGAGCCAGCGTCATCATGTGGCCGATGCCGGAGAGCGAGTTGTATTGCTCGACGACGACTAGGCCGAGCATCGCGGAGGTCACCGCGAACCTGAGTCCCAGCAGGAAGCCGGGCAGCGCGCCGGGCAGCACCACGTGGCGCAGGAACGCGCCGCGCCTGATGTCGAGGGTCTCGGCGAGTTCGGCGTAGCGGTTGTCGATGCCGCGAAGACCGTTGTGGGTGTTGACGTAGATCGGGATCATGGAGATCAACGCGATCGTGATGACCTTCATCTGCTCGCCGATGCCGAACCAGGCCACGAAGAGCGGGATCAGCGCCAGCGTCGGAACGGCGCGCTTGATCTGGATCGGCCCGTCGATGACGGCTTCGCCGAGCCGGGACAGTCCGGAGACGAGCGCGAGCAGGAAGCCCGCCGCCGTACCGATCAGCAAGCCGAGCGCGGCGCGCTGGACCGATGTCGCGATGTTGCCGAGCAGGTCGTGGTTGCTCCACTGGTCGCCGAACTCCTTCACCACATCCCAGGGCGCGGTGAGCACCTGGGGGGCGATGAAGCCGGTCGAGGACCCGGTCACCCAGATGGCCAGCAGCAGCGACGGGCCGATCCAGAAGGCGAGGCGGACCCGGCGGCCCGGCCCGAGCCGACGGCGCACCACGCGTACGTCTTGGGTCGACGGCTCGGCTAGGACTGTTGCGAGTGCTGCGCTGGTCATGATGCGTCTCCCGTCACCACGTCCGAGCCCGCCGCTGCGGCCTCCACCTGCGCGAAACGCGTGTCGACGATCGTGGAGACGTCGAACTTCGCGTTGCCCTGATCCTCCGCCAGAAGATCGGCGGTCGCCTGGAGCCGGGTGTCGGCGTTCGTCCAGTTCGCCGGGATGCCGATCTGGCCCTTGACCTGGACGGCGTGCTGCGCGTCGGCGGCGCTCAGGCCTTGGTTCTGCTCGTAGTAGAGCTGCGCCCACTGGTCCGGGTGGGCGTTCTCCCACAGCAGCGCCTTGGTGCGGGCGGCGACATAGTCCCGAAGGGCGGCGGCTTTGCCTGCGTCCTGAACCGAGGACGTGAGGCAGTACAGCGTCGAGGCGTCGTCTCGAATACCGGTGTCTATCGCCGACGAGCCTGGGTACTGCTTCAGGTACGTCACGATCGTGCTGGCCCCGAGCGGCGCGACGTCGACCGCGTGGCTACCGAGCGCCTGGTTGTAGGTGCTCGCCGTGCTCGGCAGGTCCACGAGCGTGACGTCGTTCTTAGTGAGCCCGGCCTTCTGCAGCAGCCGAAGCACGAGCGCTCCCTGGGCCTGGCCGGCGCTGTAGGCGACCTTCTTGCCCTTGAGGTCGGACAGCGTCTTGATATCGTCGCCGGGAGCGATACCGAGCTTGTAGATCGGGTGCGCGAGCGGATCGACGGTCACCGACTGGAACACGATCTGAGTCGACGTGCCGGTCCAGTGGGCGAAGAGCGACGGGATGTCCGCGACCGAACTGCAGTCGAGCTGGTTGCCGCGGAAGGCCTTGATGCTGTCCGGGCCGCCGCTGATGTTGGCCCACTGGATCTCGACCCCCTCGGCCGCGAGTTGTTTGTCCAGACCGGCGGCTTGAATCGCGATCTGCGCCGAGGGGTCACCCATGCGTAAGACCGTGCCGGACGGCACCCTGTCGGGCAGGGCGGCCGTCAGGGACAGCGACGGGCCGCTGGAGGAGCCGCAGGCCGTCAGCCCCCCGACGGCCGCGATCGCGGCCCCGAGCGCTGCGGCGGCTCGGCGAAGGGAATGAGCTCGGTTGGTCATGAAACTCGGCCTTTCCAGGTCGATGGGAAGTGAAGGGGGAGACGTCCCGGCTCAGGCCGCGACCGGTTCGCGCAGCCGCCCGATCAGCGCGTCGCCCACGCGCGCGGTCTCTCGCTTGTACGGCGTATCCGACAGGACGAAGTGGGTGACACCGAGGTCGGCGTACTTGCGCAGGGCCGCGGCGACCTGGTCGGCCGAACCGACCAGCCAGGTCGTGCCGGCCCCACCGCCGCCGAAACGGCCAGGAGTGGTGAACAGGCAATCGTCGAGGACCTCGCCGCGCTCGGCGAGATCGAGGAGCCGCTGCTGGCCGACCGCGGCCTTCCGAACGCGTGGCA
This genomic window from Actinospica robiniae DSM 44927 contains:
- a CDS encoding ABC transporter ATP-binding protein, encoding MATDVGGLSTAAAGLEGPSSSPKGVMVRNLHRSFNRSGGVLKGLDLDIAPGEFVALIGRSGSGKSTLLRALAGLDRDVEGYGRIAVPEQVSVVFQDSRLLPWKRLLANVTFGIEGRDAVERGVRALAEVGLAGRERAWPAELSGGQQQRAALARSLVREPRLLLADEPFGALDALTRLQMHELLRRLCAVHKPAVLLVTHDVDEAIVLADRVILLDGGVVDTDIRIDLEERSQADPGFAALRRQLLDALGATGEHLGSDFIAPGTRRAF
- a CDS encoding ABC transporter permease; the protein is MTSAALATVLAEPSTQDVRVVRRRLGPGRRVRLAFWIGPSLLLAIWVTGSSTGFIAPQVLTAPWDVVKEFGDQWSNHDLLGNIATSVQRAALGLLIGTAAGFLLALVSGLSRLGEAVIDGPIQIKRAVPTLALIPLFVAWFGIGEQMKVITIALISMIPIYVNTHNGLRGIDNRYAELAETLDIRRGAFLRHVVLPGALPGFLLGLRFAVTSAMLGLVVVEQYNSLSGIGHMMTLAQEYGETSVIVVGLVLYGVYGFLADAAVRLVERKALSWRRTLEG
- a CDS encoding ABC transporter substrate-binding protein, giving the protein MTNRAHSLRRAAAALGAAIAAVGGLTACGSSSGPSLSLTAALPDRVPSGTVLRMGDPSAQIAIQAAGLDKQLAAEGVEIQWANISGGPDSIKAFRGNQLDCSSVADIPSLFAHWTGTSTQIVFQSVTVDPLAHPIYKLGIAPGDDIKTLSDLKGKKVAYSAGQAQGALVLRLLQKAGLTKNDVTLVDLPSTASTYNQALGSHAVDVAPLGASTIVTYLKQYPGSSAIDTGIRDDASTLYCLTSSVQDAGKAAALRDYVAARTKALLWENAHPDQWAQLYYEQNQGLSAADAQHAVQVKGQIGIPANWTNADTRLQATADLLAEDQGNAKFDVSTIVDTRFAQVEAAAAGSDVVTGDAS